One segment of Stomatobaculum sp. F0698 DNA contains the following:
- the sdaAB gene encoding L-serine ammonia-lyase, iron-sulfur-dependent subunit beta yields the protein MNIFNIIGPVMIGPSSSHTAGACRIGRVANKLAGDARIIRARIQLSGSFARTYRGHGTDNAILAGILGYYSWSEELRDSMRIAAERGLSYEFVPEDISGAHPNTARIYYECDNGKKGMVEGASIGGGNIQITNIDGMEVNFTGDNNTLLILHHDRPGVIAAVTQLMYEKYADLNIGNFRLSRKEKGGEAMMMLELDQAPPEGMIEDLNKIKNVERTVLIRALG from the coding sequence ATGAATATTTTTAATATTATCGGTCCCGTGATGATAGGTCCTTCCAGTTCTCACACGGCGGGCGCCTGCCGTATCGGGCGGGTCGCAAATAAACTCGCCGGGGATGCGCGCATCATTCGCGCACGCATTCAGCTCTCCGGTTCCTTTGCGCGCACCTACCGGGGACACGGCACGGACAACGCGATTCTGGCCGGCATCCTCGGCTACTACAGCTGGTCGGAGGAACTCCGCGATTCCATGCGCATCGCGGCGGAGAGAGGGCTTTCCTATGAATTTGTACCCGAGGATATTTCGGGTGCACACCCGAACACGGCGCGCATTTACTATGAGTGCGACAACGGCAAAAAAGGCATGGTGGAAGGCGCGAGCATAGGCGGCGGCAACATCCAGATTACCAACATCGACGGCATGGAGGTGAACTTCACCGGCGACAACAACACCCTGCTCATATTGCATCATGACCGCCCGGGTGTCATTGCGGCGGTGACCCAGCTCATGTACGAGAAGTATGCGGATCTGAACATCGGAAACTTCCGCCTGAGTCGCAAGGAGAAGGGCGGCGAAGCCATGATGATGCTGGAACTGGATCAGGCACCGCCGGAAGGCATGATTGAAGATCTGAACAAAATCAAAAATGTGGAGCGCACGGTCTTAATCCGGGCGCTGGGCTGA
- the sdaAA gene encoding L-serine ammonia-lyase, iron-sulfur-dependent, subunit alpha — MIQYNSIQEIVEAAEKAGIKISELCLKDQALQLGISEEDLYRELEKDFDVMIEAADWGQQPGRISRSGLTGEEGYRMKQYAETKGGLTGSLMTKAMARALAVSNCNAAMGRIVATPTAGSCGILPGCLVPMYEDRNFSKRDVVMSIFTAGAFGMVIATNACIAGAQGGCQAECGSAAGMAAAALVELMGGTPTQCADALGMVIVNELGLVCDPVAGLVEIPCIKRNAAGVILAYACADMALADIGLKIPADECILAMKEVGDQMHEGLKETAGGGLATTPTGRRLKEQVFGKD; from the coding sequence ATGATTCAATACAATTCAATTCAGGAAATCGTAGAAGCGGCAGAGAAAGCGGGAATCAAGATCAGCGAGCTCTGTTTGAAGGATCAGGCTCTGCAGCTCGGCATCAGCGAGGAAGATCTGTACCGTGAGCTCGAAAAAGACTTTGACGTGATGATTGAGGCGGCGGACTGGGGACAGCAGCCGGGACGCATATCCCGCTCGGGCTTAACCGGCGAAGAGGGCTACCGCATGAAGCAGTATGCCGAGACGAAGGGCGGCTTAACGGGCAGCCTCATGACCAAGGCCATGGCGCGCGCGCTTGCGGTGAGCAACTGTAACGCAGCCATGGGGCGCATTGTCGCGACGCCGACCGCGGGCAGCTGCGGCATTCTGCCGGGCTGTCTGGTGCCGATGTACGAGGACAGAAATTTTTCAAAGCGCGATGTCGTCATGTCCATCTTCACGGCGGGTGCCTTCGGCATGGTCATTGCGACCAATGCCTGCATTGCCGGCGCCCAGGGCGGATGTCAGGCGGAGTGCGGCTCTGCGGCCGGCATGGCGGCGGCTGCGCTGGTGGAACTCATGGGCGGTACGCCCACGCAGTGCGCGGATGCCCTCGGCATGGTCATTGTAAACGAGCTCGGCTTGGTCTGTGACCCGGTCGCGGGTCTGGTTGAAATTCCCTGCATCAAGCGGAACGCGGCAGGCGTGATTCTGGCCTACGCCTGCGCCGATATGGCGCTCGCCGACATCGGCCTAAAGATTCCGGCGGACGAGTGCATACTCGCGATGAAGGAAGTGGGAGATCAGATGCACGAGGGGCTCAAGGAGACCGCGGGCGGCGGCCTTGCGACAACGCCGACCGGAAGAAGATTAAAGGAGCAGGTCTTCGGAAAAGACTGA
- the bcp gene encoding thioredoxin-dependent thiol peroxidase, whose product MLAVGTKAPDFTLPDQNGELRKLSDYRGQKVILYFYPKDMTPGCTKQACGFAELYPQFRERGAVVLGISKDSVASHKKFEEKYGLPFTLLADPEKEVIQRYDVWKEKKLYGKVSMGVVRTTYLIDEEGIIVKADDKVKAAENPAKMLGELA is encoded by the coding sequence ATGTTAGCAGTCGGAACCAAGGCACCCGATTTTACCCTGCCGGATCAGAACGGAGAGCTGCGAAAGCTCTCGGACTACCGGGGACAGAAAGTCATTCTTTATTTTTACCCGAAGGATATGACGCCGGGTTGCACCAAGCAGGCCTGCGGCTTTGCGGAGCTCTACCCGCAGTTCCGTGAGCGGGGCGCGGTGGTGCTCGGCATCAGCAAGGACTCCGTGGCCTCTCACAAAAAGTTTGAGGAGAAGTACGGCCTGCCCTTTACCCTCCTCGCGGATCCGGAAAAAGAGGTCATTCAGCGCTACGATGTCTGGAAGGAAAAGAAGCTCTACGGCAAGGTCTCTATGGGTGTCGTGCGTACGACCTACCTCATTGACGAAGAGGGCATCATTGTGAAGGCGGACGATAAGGTGAAGGCCGCGGAGAACCCGGCGAAGATGCTCGGAGAGCTCGCGTGA
- the yaaA gene encoding peroxide stress protein YaaA — protein MKLIISPAKKMRVNTDSLAAERLPQYIDEAERLKLWIQSLSYAEQKALWGCNDKIAAENAARFAAMNLREGGTPAILAYEGIQYQYMAPAVFEETALRYVEEKLRILSGFYGVLRPMDAVTPYRLEMQAKAAVAGHKNLYAFWGDKLYRAVRDESGVIINLASKEYSKAIEAYLQPEDCFVTCVFGELLDGKVVQKGVYAKMARGEMVRYLAEIGAESQEELKGFSRSGYAFREELSTETSYVFAREPGTYEEV, from the coding sequence GTGAAGCTGATTATCTCTCCCGCAAAGAAGATGCGGGTCAATACGGACAGCCTAGCCGCGGAGCGACTGCCGCAGTACATTGACGAGGCGGAGCGCCTGAAACTTTGGATTCAGAGTCTCTCGTATGCGGAGCAGAAGGCGCTTTGGGGCTGCAACGATAAAATCGCGGCGGAGAACGCCGCGCGCTTTGCGGCCATGAACCTGCGGGAAGGCGGTACGCCCGCCATCCTGGCCTACGAGGGCATCCAGTATCAGTACATGGCACCGGCCGTCTTTGAGGAAACGGCGCTCCGCTATGTGGAGGAGAAGCTCCGCATTTTGTCGGGCTTTTACGGCGTGCTGCGCCCCATGGACGCGGTCACACCCTATCGCCTTGAAATGCAGGCAAAGGCAGCCGTCGCAGGTCACAAGAACCTCTACGCCTTCTGGGGGGATAAGCTGTACCGCGCGGTGCGGGATGAGAGCGGCGTCATCATCAACCTCGCCTCGAAGGAGTATTCGAAGGCAATCGAGGCGTATTTACAGCCGGAGGATTGTTTCGTTACCTGTGTGTTCGGAGAACTTTTAGATGGCAAGGTCGTGCAGAAGGGCGTTTATGCGAAGATGGCGCGCGGGGAGATGGTGCGCTATCTCGCGGAGATAGGCGCGGAGAGTCAGGAGGAACTGAAAGGCTTTTCGCGGAGCGGCTATGCCTTCCGGGAGGAGCTCTCCACCGAGACAAGCTATGTCTTCGCGCGGGAACCCGGTACTTACGAGGAAGTTTGA
- a CDS encoding DUF1294 domain-containing protein, which yields MHLNTEQSVFLIWTAAVSLISFLLFGFDKEKSRRHAWRISERTLLLSAFLGGAPGALFGMNFFRHKTQKLKFRILVPLALLLWGWIAYKVFR from the coding sequence ATGCACTTGAACACGGAACAGAGCGTATTTCTCATCTGGACAGCGGCGGTGAGCCTTATCAGTTTTCTGCTCTTTGGCTTTGACAAGGAAAAATCCCGCCGCCATGCCTGGCGCATTTCGGAGCGCACGCTCTTACTCAGCGCCTTCCTCGGCGGCGCGCCGGGCGCACTTTTCGGCATGAATTTCTTTCGACATAAGACGCAGAAGCTGAAGTTTCGCATACTGGTGCCGCTGGCCCTGTTACTTTGGGGCTGGATTGCATACAAAGTGTTTCGGTAA
- a CDS encoding BrnT family toxin translates to MLFEWDESKEKRNIVKHGLDFSTAALIFNDVNRLEWFDERHSEHEDRYITIGEIGGTAVVVMVVYTERLEVIRLISARKATNEERRAYHDSKRD, encoded by the coding sequence ATGCTTTTTGAATGGGACGAAAGCAAAGAAAAGAGAAACATTGTGAAGCATGGGCTAGATTTCAGTACCGCCGCGCTCATCTTTAATGATGTAAACCGCTTGGAGTGGTTTGACGAACGACATTCAGAACATGAAGACCGCTATATCACGATAGGAGAAATAGGCGGAACTGCCGTGGTTGTTATGGTTGTATACACAGAACGGCTCGAAGTCATCCGGTTGATATCGGCAAGAAAAGCGACAAATGAAGAAAGGAGAGCCTACCATGATTCAAAGAGAGATTGA